The following coding sequences are from one uncultured Desulfobacter sp. window:
- a CDS encoding U32 family peptidase → MPDVIKKPELLAPAGNFEKLEIAVHYGADAVYLGGKDFSLRNFSGNFTDDELEDAIQFAEKHQVKVYLTCNIYSRNHEQDGIKVFLERVGKIGPHAIIISDPGILLKARQIIPHIDIHLSTQANTTNFNAALFWAHQGVKRINLARELSLQEIRTIASCANIETETFVHGAMCMSYSGRCILSSFLSGRDGNRGLCSHPCRWNYAVMEELRPNEYFPVQEDSRGTYIFNSKDMCLIDHIPELIHAGISSLKIEGRMKGINYLSSVVKTYRNAIDAYIAEPDSYCVRPEWHSELYQTYHRAYCTGFYFGHPDGDSKNTMNPDNIHQGKIHSFIGKILENRGQHSYLIDIRNKLIPGDEIEILSPQGPARKTKAISLTNENGEPVDNAKPNTRLLIEIPLQVFPNDIVRKI, encoded by the coding sequence ATGCCGGATGTTATAAAAAAACCTGAGTTGCTTGCACCGGCAGGTAACTTTGAAAAATTGGAAATTGCGGTCCATTACGGGGCAGATGCCGTCTATCTGGGCGGCAAGGATTTCAGTCTTAGAAACTTTTCAGGCAATTTTACGGACGATGAACTTGAAGATGCGATACAATTTGCCGAAAAGCATCAGGTCAAAGTATACCTTACCTGCAACATCTATTCGCGCAACCATGAGCAGGACGGCATTAAGGTCTTTCTGGAAAGAGTCGGCAAGATCGGCCCCCATGCCATTATCATTTCCGACCCGGGCATCCTTTTAAAAGCCAGGCAGATCATTCCGCATATCGATATCCACCTAAGCACCCAGGCCAATACCACCAATTTCAATGCCGCGCTTTTCTGGGCTCATCAAGGTGTTAAACGCATAAACCTGGCAAGAGAATTATCCCTCCAAGAAATACGAACCATTGCATCGTGTGCAAATATCGAAACAGAGACCTTTGTCCACGGTGCCATGTGTATGTCCTACTCCGGCAGATGCATTTTGAGCAGTTTCCTAAGCGGCCGGGACGGCAACAGAGGACTGTGCAGCCACCCCTGCCGCTGGAACTATGCGGTCATGGAAGAACTTCGCCCCAATGAATATTTTCCTGTTCAAGAAGACAGCCGGGGCACATATATCTTTAACTCAAAGGATATGTGCTTGATCGACCATATTCCCGAATTAATCCATGCCGGGATTTCCTCCCTTAAAATAGAAGGCAGGATGAAAGGAATAAATTACCTGAGTTCTGTGGTGAAAACCTATCGTAACGCCATTGACGCCTATATCGCAGAACCGGATTCCTATTGCGTCCGCCCGGAATGGCACTCAGAACTCTATCAAACATATCACCGGGCCTATTGCACCGGTTTCTATTTCGGTCATCCGGACGGCGACTCAAAAAACACCATGAATCCCGACAATATTCACCAAGGAAAAATTCATAGTTTTATAGGTAAAATACTTGAAAACCGAGGCCAGCATTCATATTTGATCGATATCAGAAACAAATTGATACCAGGTGACGAAATTGAGATTCTCAGCCCACAGGGTCCTGCGCGGAAAACCAAAGCGATTTCACTGACGAACGAAAATGGCGAACCCGTGGACAATGCGAAGCCCAATACCCGCCTGCTGATAGAGATCCCTTTGCAGGTCTTTCCCAACGATATTGTTCGCAAAATATAA